A genomic segment from Glycine soja cultivar W05 chromosome 18, ASM419377v2, whole genome shotgun sequence encodes:
- the LOC114394520 gene encoding cationic amino acid transporter 9, chloroplastic-like isoform X2 has product MRIGSPSSSSSSSGCSRFWSSALRSKRLMSPAEKAARESSDLGLSRRLGVLDLVLLGIGASIGAGIFVVTGTVARDAGPGVTISFILAGASCVINALCYAELATRFPAVVGGAYLYAYTAFNELTAFLVFGQLMLDYHIGAASIARSLASYLINILELFPVFKDNIPKWIGHGEDIGDVLSINVLAPILLVLLTFILCRGVQESSVVNSLMTVTKIIIVIIVIFAGAFEVDVSNWSPFAPNGLKAIFTGATVVFFAYVGFDAVANSAEESKRPQRDLPIGIIGSLLICIALYIGVCLVITGMVPYNLLGEDAPLAEAFSSKGLKFVSILISVGAVAGLTTTLLVGLYVQSRLYLGLGRDGLLPLVFAKVHSKYHTPVHSQIWVGLVASVLAGLFNVHVLSHILSVGTLTGYSVVSACVVVLRWKDKTNSQVSSSAEREGIICLIAVALCGFASGLLYRYDASFIFLILALVIAVGASAALVFRQVYADAPGFSCPGVPLLPNICIFFNMFLFAQLHHEAWVRFVILCVVMVGVYAIYGQYHANPSAEENVYQRALEEEAL; this is encoded by the exons ATGAGAATTggttctccttcttcttcttcctcttcctccggTTGTTCGCGTTTCTGGTCCTCGGCGCTCCGATCAAAGCGCCTTATGTCGCCGGCGGAGAAGGCCGCCCGCGAAAGCTCCGACCTCGGCCTCTCCCGCCGCCTCGGCGTCCTCGACCTCGTACTCCTCGGAATCGGCGCCTCCATCGGCGCCGGCATCTTCGTCGTCACCGGCACCGTCGCCCGCGACGCCGGACCCG GAGTAACAATAAGTTTTATACTTGCGGGAGCATCGTGCGTTATAAATGCTCTCTGTTATGCTGAACTAGCTACCCGATTTCCTGCTGTTGTTGGAGGAGCATATCTGTATGCGTACACAGCTTTTAATGAACTTACAGCTTTTCTTGTTTTTGGACAATTGATGCTTGACTATCACATTGGGGCAGCTAGTATAGCGAGAAGCCTAGCCAGTTATCTAATAAATATTCTAGAACTCTTCCCTGTTTTCAAAGAtaacattccaaaatggattggGCATGGTGAAGACATTGGAGATGTGCTATCCATCAATGTCTTGGCTCCAATTCTGCTAGTTCTTCTGACTTTTATTCTCTGTCGGGGTGTTCAAGAATCGTCTGTTGTGAATTCTCTTATGACAGTGACCAAG ATAATCATAGTTATCATTGTCATTTTTGCTGGAGCATTTGAGGTTGACGTTTCCAACTGGTCTCCCTTTGCTCCAAATGGTTTAAAAGCCATATTTACGGGAGCTACTGTAGTCTTCTTTGCTTATGTTGGATTTGATGCAGTTGCAAATTCTGCTGAAGAATCTAAGAGGCCTCAG CGGGATTTGCCAATAGGCATAATAGGAAGCCTCTTAATATGTATTGCATTGTACATTGGAGTTTGCCTGGTGATTACTGGAATGGTTCCATATAATCTTCTAGGAGAAGATGCTCCTTTGGCTGAAGCTTTTTCGTCTAAGggattaaaatttgtttctatTCTGATTAGTGTTGGTGCTGTTGCTGGACTTACAACAACACTCCTTGTTGGTCTATACGTTCAG TCTCGGCTATATCTTGGGCTTGGCAGGGATGGCTTACTACCCTTAGTATTTGCTAAAGTCCACTCCAAATACCACACCCCTGTTCATTCTCAGATCTGGGTTGGCTTGGTTGCCAGTGTTTTGGCTGGGCTATTTAATGTTCATGTGCTCTCTCACATTCTTTCCGTTGGTACACTG ACTGGCTATTCGGTTGTCTCAGCATGTGTTGTCGTTCTTCGCTGGAAGGATAAGACAAATAGTCAAGTGTCATCTTCTGCTGAGCGGGAAGGCATAATTTGCCTCATTGCTGTTGCTCTTTGTGGATTTGCTAGTGGGCTCTTGTACCGATATGAtgcttcatttatttttctgattCTGGCTTTAGTTATTGCAGTTGGTGCTTCAGCTGCTCTTGTTTTCCGCCAG GTTTATGCAGATGCACCAGGGTTTTCTTGCCCAGGGGTTCCCCTTCTGCCAAATATTTGCATCTTTTTTAACATGTTCTTATTTGCCCAG ctacatcatgaagcatgggTGAGATTTGTGATTCTTTGTGTTGTCATGGTTGGTGTTTATGCAATATACGGTCAATATCATGCTAACCCCAGTGCAGAAGAGAATGTCTATCAAAGGGCACTAGAGGAAGAAGCTCTATGA
- the LOC114394520 gene encoding cationic amino acid transporter 9, chloroplastic-like isoform X1, protein MRIGSPSSSSSSSGCSRFWSSALRSKRLMSPAEKAARESSDLGLSRRLGVLDLVLLGIGASIGAGIFVVTGTVARDAGPGVTISFILAGASCVINALCYAELATRFPAVVGGAYLYAYTAFNELTAFLVFGQLMLDYHIGAASIARSLASYLINILELFPVFKDNIPKWIGHGEDIGDVLSINVLAPILLVLLTFILCRGVQESSVVNSLMTVTKIIIVIIVIFAGAFEVDVSNWSPFAPNGLKAIFTGATVVFFAYVGFDAVANSAEESKRPQRDLPIGIIGSLLICIALYIGVCLVITGMVPYNLLGEDAPLAEAFSSKGLKFVSILISVGAVAGLTTTLLVGLYVQSRLYLGLGRDGLLPLVFAKVHSKYHTPVHSQIWVGLVASVLAGLFNVHVLSHILSVGTLTGYSVVSACVVVLRWKDKTNSQVSSSAEREGIICLIAVALCGFASGLLYRYDASFIFLILALVIAVGASAALVFRQNTLMVVCVKYTKRRGNLKVYADAPGFSCPGVPLLPNICIFFNMFLFAQLHHEAWVRFVILCVVMVGVYAIYGQYHANPSAEENVYQRALEEEAL, encoded by the exons ATGAGAATTggttctccttcttcttcttcctcttcctccggTTGTTCGCGTTTCTGGTCCTCGGCGCTCCGATCAAAGCGCCTTATGTCGCCGGCGGAGAAGGCCGCCCGCGAAAGCTCCGACCTCGGCCTCTCCCGCCGCCTCGGCGTCCTCGACCTCGTACTCCTCGGAATCGGCGCCTCCATCGGCGCCGGCATCTTCGTCGTCACCGGCACCGTCGCCCGCGACGCCGGACCCG GAGTAACAATAAGTTTTATACTTGCGGGAGCATCGTGCGTTATAAATGCTCTCTGTTATGCTGAACTAGCTACCCGATTTCCTGCTGTTGTTGGAGGAGCATATCTGTATGCGTACACAGCTTTTAATGAACTTACAGCTTTTCTTGTTTTTGGACAATTGATGCTTGACTATCACATTGGGGCAGCTAGTATAGCGAGAAGCCTAGCCAGTTATCTAATAAATATTCTAGAACTCTTCCCTGTTTTCAAAGAtaacattccaaaatggattggGCATGGTGAAGACATTGGAGATGTGCTATCCATCAATGTCTTGGCTCCAATTCTGCTAGTTCTTCTGACTTTTATTCTCTGTCGGGGTGTTCAAGAATCGTCTGTTGTGAATTCTCTTATGACAGTGACCAAG ATAATCATAGTTATCATTGTCATTTTTGCTGGAGCATTTGAGGTTGACGTTTCCAACTGGTCTCCCTTTGCTCCAAATGGTTTAAAAGCCATATTTACGGGAGCTACTGTAGTCTTCTTTGCTTATGTTGGATTTGATGCAGTTGCAAATTCTGCTGAAGAATCTAAGAGGCCTCAG CGGGATTTGCCAATAGGCATAATAGGAAGCCTCTTAATATGTATTGCATTGTACATTGGAGTTTGCCTGGTGATTACTGGAATGGTTCCATATAATCTTCTAGGAGAAGATGCTCCTTTGGCTGAAGCTTTTTCGTCTAAGggattaaaatttgtttctatTCTGATTAGTGTTGGTGCTGTTGCTGGACTTACAACAACACTCCTTGTTGGTCTATACGTTCAG TCTCGGCTATATCTTGGGCTTGGCAGGGATGGCTTACTACCCTTAGTATTTGCTAAAGTCCACTCCAAATACCACACCCCTGTTCATTCTCAGATCTGGGTTGGCTTGGTTGCCAGTGTTTTGGCTGGGCTATTTAATGTTCATGTGCTCTCTCACATTCTTTCCGTTGGTACACTG ACTGGCTATTCGGTTGTCTCAGCATGTGTTGTCGTTCTTCGCTGGAAGGATAAGACAAATAGTCAAGTGTCATCTTCTGCTGAGCGGGAAGGCATAATTTGCCTCATTGCTGTTGCTCTTTGTGGATTTGCTAGTGGGCTCTTGTACCGATATGAtgcttcatttatttttctgattCTGGCTTTAGTTATTGCAGTTGGTGCTTCAGCTGCTCTTGTTTTCCGCCAG AACACATTGATGGTTGTATGTGTCAAGTACACGAAACGGAGAGGCAATCTCAAG GTTTATGCAGATGCACCAGGGTTTTCTTGCCCAGGGGTTCCCCTTCTGCCAAATATTTGCATCTTTTTTAACATGTTCTTATTTGCCCAG ctacatcatgaagcatgggTGAGATTTGTGATTCTTTGTGTTGTCATGGTTGGTGTTTATGCAATATACGGTCAATATCATGCTAACCCCAGTGCAGAAGAGAATGTCTATCAAAGGGCACTAGAGGAAGAAGCTCTATGA
- the LOC114394821 gene encoding uncharacterized protein LOC114394821 encodes MGEANAQSQSEPFIANSPQPTFQKHKHPITANSPPPPPPPHSPMCDHHHILQQNQEAVEPTDLFSMMHLSNSNVCSNRQPPCSAATNNNPMKRRSTPSSSSSGEPCAKKLFCDQEDLTLYGFSAVSIPLNINPLVNKRGSFPVLRRCVSDPCTPPAPLPEPEQSTPPERGSGLPPLPPRFQRSVSDLSVPSPDKAMSCLSSEETVAPDSVRLRRMKERLKEMRQWWDEVIKDEKEDGGEEECAVAENVKVLAQDDLGGGDSEEAVSVDWAERCINLAFRCPCGKGYEVLLSENNCYYKLM; translated from the exons ATGGGTGAAGCAAACGCTCAATCTCAGAGCGAACCCTTCATCGCAAACTCTCCACAACCAACATTTCAGAAACACAAACACCCCATCACCGCAAactcaccaccaccaccaccaccaccacactcACCAATGTGCGATCATCACCACATTCTTCAACAAAACCAAGAAGCGGTGGAGCCCACAGACTTGTTCTCCATGATGCACCTCTCCAACAGCAATGTCTGCAGCAACCGTCAGCCACCCTGCTCCGCCGCCACCAACAACAACCCCATGAAGCGCCGATCGACGccatcttcctcctcctccgGCGAGCCCTGCGCCAAGAAGCTCTTCTGCGACCAAGAGGATCTCACCCTCTACGGCTTCTCCGCCGTCTCCATTCCCCTCAACATCAACCCCCTCGTCAACAAGCGCGGCTCTTTCCCCGTCCTCCGCCGCTGCGTCTCCGACCCCTGCACCCCTCCGGCGCCGTTGCCGGAACCGGAGCAATCCACTCCACCGGAGAGAGGCTCCGGGCTGCCACCCCTACCGCCGAGATTCCAACGGAGCGTGTCGGATCTCTCTGTTCCTTCCCCGGACAAGGCTATGTCCTGTTTGAGCTCTGAAGAAACCGTCGCGCCTGATTCCGTG AggctgagaaggatgaaggagCGTTTGAAAGAGATGAGGCAGTGGTGGGATGAAGTTATAAAAGATGAGAAGGAAGATGGTGGAGAAGAAGAGTGTGCAGTTGCTGAAAATGTCAAGGTCCTAGCTcag GACGATTTGGGAGGTGGAGATTCTGAAGAAGCTGTTAGTGTTGATTGGGCTGAACGGTGCATAAACCTTGCGTTTAGGTGCCCGTGTGGGAAAGGCTATGAGGTTCTCCTCTCTGAAAATAACTGTTACTACAAGTTGATGTAG